One window of Uloborus diversus isolate 005 chromosome 3, Udiv.v.3.1, whole genome shotgun sequence genomic DNA carries:
- the LOC129218560 gene encoding adult-specific rigid cuticular protein 11.9-like, which translates to MKFLVLSLLFGVAMCAEIGMNQAGDSYNFHYAAGDAGGHRRAESGHGKTVTGSYSYVDPNGHLRTVSYTAGPDGFKPSGDIGVDKKTAADAAAIAALAPKAPIPAAPPAAPVHHYYAPYYHGAGAWMHHDLPNYAHWGAFW; encoded by the exons ATGAAATTC TTGGTTCTTTCCCTGCTGTTTGGCGTCGCCATGTGTGCTGAAATTGGCATGAACCAAGCCGGAGACTCTTACAACTTCCACTACGCTGCTGGCGATGCTGGGGGTCATCGTCGTGCAGAGAGCGGCCATGGTAAAACGGTGACCGGTAGCTACAGCTATGTAGACCCCAACGGCCACTTGAGAACCGTCAGCTACACTGCTGGCCCTGATGGCTTCAAGCCGTCTGGGGACATCGGCGTCGACAAGAAGACGGCCGCTGATGCTGCTGCTATTGCTGCTCTCGCTCCTAAAGCACCAATCCCAGCTGCTCCTCCTGCTGCTCCTGTGCATCACTACTACGCTCCCTATTATCATGGTGCCGGGGCTTGGATGCATCATGATTTGCCAAACTATGCTCATTGGGGAGCCTTCTGGTAA